A section of the Pochonia chlamydosporia 170 chromosome 2, whole genome shotgun sequence genome encodes:
- a CDS encoding actin-interacting protein (Bud6/Aip3) (similar to Neosartorya fischeri NRRL 181 XP_001264801.1), with amino-acid sequence MPLSQIEKSVTHLLVATKQLLETLTQWSRGQATDTQVSDVYVRLGYEFNMACRAFTAINVDTSDLGNVPDLLRHILEATLSQEASSESLEKYLPRIRDIIINLLHGLKRKQQRLRQKQGRERDVSLPERTTSVSTTASGTSGLTNLLDEGLENGYRPDSSQRAEPSMQTTASTSPNRRYNHQRDQARASNTPDQQTTMQNIPSLPPYPSEENTIPSSSSAGELNIDAFPPPPPPPPEPQSSALAALQKGGDLERRASRRYSQYQISKHLGGAANGVPILPSQTTPIPNRGRKEARESLRAVQSRESVRHSRTLSTQSKSATLDSSPARMPGVPEDSASSQQPNGPAELSNSPAVPSPEEKYAPSATLNGPLQDPSSFMGENTRSEPEVKKTTPQTKPDEPPTLPHPTESKPGESFFQVSPPPTPTKDLTLFLQYKSKVKKIVLAEGRDELSIGRLQLAFIEKFSWNTQQNGTDLPEIYIQDPVSGVRHELEDLLDVKDRTVLVLNVEPLDEVKRHFDDGLLALTKIVKSMKQNVDDQGTTLQRVSDRQQETATELARLATAPPVAPPAEGGTRTLPGAGRRLNAGQAGELQSLRRDLAVLRQTYSSFQSDVQNSMAAIRQKAANVKTTAAKAAIPDIEGDAGYSYVTSGRKQLNSDSDRLVGKVDDLQDLIEDLRKDVVHRGVRPLPRQLEEVAKDITNLTKELKKMEEYMANEKPIWTKIWEKELEDVCQGRDELRLMEDLMVDLKDDLDKASETFTLVEQATKEQMKDNGTGASASTARQFSKGLSNLGNSLDQSAAKEDLLGEVRALQPNHENRLEAIERAEKLRQKELEGRRGNAMLREIANYVQDGKLKKSGGFEEVERARKAKDDRIRREVWERQNGIIPENPIGEEESQQDEQGEHSADGEEFHDAAPTPVTEEAPRGATEATA; translated from the coding sequence ATGCCACTGTCACAAATCGAAAAAAGCGTTACACATTTACTCGTTGCTACCAAGCAACTACTGGAGACGTTGACACAGTGGTCCCGTGGCCAAGCTACTGACACGCAGGTTTCTGACGTCTATGTCCGCCTCGGCTACGAGTTCAATATGGCCTGTCGAGCATTCACCGCCATCAACGTCGATACATCCGACTTGGGAAATGTTCCCGATTTATTAAGACACATTTTGGAGGCTACTCTAAGCCAGGAGGCCAGTTCCGAGAGTCTAGAGAAGTACCTGCCGCGCATTCGAgatatcatcatcaacttgctcCATGGCTTGAAACGAAAACAACAGCGACTACGGCAGAAGCAGGGAAGGGAGCGAGATGTCAGCTTGCCTGAGAGAACAACTAGCGTCAGCACAACCGCCAGCGGCACCAGTGGCCTGACGAATTTACTAGACGAGGGTTTGGAGAACGGATACCGACCTGATTCCTCACAACGTGCTGAGCCTTCTATGCAAACAACTGCTTCTACATCGCCGAATCGGCGGTACAACCACCAACGAGACCAAGCCCGAGCCTCCAATACGCCAGATCAGCAAACCACGATGCAGAATATCCCTTCGTTACCACCGTACCCGTCAGAAGAAAACACAAtaccatcatcgtcgtccgcCGGGGAATTGAATATCGATGCATTCCcgccaccacctccaccaccaccagaacCACAATCAAGCGCATTGGCGGCGCTACAGAAGGGAGGCGATTTAGAGCGACGAGCATCTCGGCGATACTCCCAGTATCAGATTTCCAAACACTTGGGCGGAGCTGCAAATGGGGTGCCCATACTTCCGTCACAAACAACGCCGATTCCGAACAGaggcagaaaagaagcgagAGAGTCATTGAGGGCCGTACAATCTCGAGAGTCTGTACGTCACAGCCGTACCCTGTCGACCCAGTCCAAGTCTGCGACGCTGGATTCCTCCCCAGCTCGAATGCCTGGCGTACCCGAGGATTCTGCGTCATCCCAACAGCCTAACGGACCTGCTGAGCTGAGCAATAGTCCAGCAGTGCCAAGCCCAGAGGAAAAATACGCACCTAgtgcaacattgaacgggCCCTTGCAAGATCCTTCGTCATTTATGGGCGAAAACACTCGTTCGGAACCAGAAGTAAAGAAGACAACACCTCAGACAAAGCCAGACGAACCGCCGACCTTGCCCCATCCCACAGAGTCAAAGCCTGGTGAATCGTTCTTCCAAGTTTCGCctccaccaactccaaccaaaGACCTGACGTTGTTCCTTCAGTACAAGTCAAAGGTTAAGAAGATTGTCCTTGCCGAAGGACGAGACGAGCTGTCAATTGGTAGACTGCAGCTGGCCTTCATTGAGAAATTTTCGTGGAACACTCAGCAAAACGGCACTGATTTGCCTGAAATCTACATTCAAGATCCCGTGTCCGGTGTCCGACATGAGCTGGAAGACCTCTTAGACGTGAAGGACCGGACGGTCTTGGTTCTCAACGTAGAACCGTTGGACGAAGTTAAGCGGCACTTCGACGACGGGCTACTGGCCCTAACCAAGATTGTTAAATCTATGAAACAGAATGTCGACGACCAAGGTACAACTCTTCAACGCGTGTCTGATAGGCAGCAAGAAACGGCTACCGAATTGGCGCGGTTGGCAACTGCTCCGCCAGTTGCACCGCCTGCTGAAGGTGGTACGAGAACGCTGCCTGGCGCAGGCCGTAGGTTGAATGCTGGCCAAGCGGGAGAGCTGCAAAGCCTGCGCCGCGACTTGGCCGTTTTACGGCAAACGTATTCTTCATTCCAATCCGATGTCCAGAACTCGATGGCTGCTATCCGGCAAAAGGCTGCAAATGTGAAGACTactgctgccaaggcggcaatTCCTGATATTGAAGGGGATGCCGGCTACTCGTATGTAACCAGTGGACGGAAACAACTCAACTCAGACTCGGATCGTCTTGTGGGCAAGGTCGACGATTTGCAAGATTTGATTGAGGATCTGCGCAAGGACGTCGTTCATCGCGGAGTCCGCCCACTTCCTCGTCAATTGGAAGAGGTCGCCAAGGATATCACAAATCTTACCAAGGAGCtcaagaagatggaagaatACATGGCTAACGAGAAGCCCATTTGGACCAAGATTTGGGAGAAGGAGCTCGAGGATGTGTGCCAAGGCCGGGACGAGCTACGCCTTATGGAGGATCTCATGGTGGACCTGAAGGACGATTTGGACAAGGCTTCGGAGACGTTTACTCTGGTAGAGCAGGCCACAAAGGAGCAAATGAAGGACAATGGCACTGGAGCCAGTGCAAGCACAGCAAGACAGTTCTCCAAAGGCCTTTCAAACCTTGGAAACAGCCTTGATCAAAGCGCTGCGAAAGAGGATCTCCTGGGAGAAGTGCGAGCCCTACAGCCAAATCACGAGAACCGATTGGAAGCTATTGAGCGAGCCGAGAAACTAAGACAGAAAGAGCTGGAGGGCCGACGAGGCAACGCAATGTTGCGAGAAATCGCCAACTATGTCCAAGATGGCAAGCTGAAGAAATCCGGCGGctttgaagaggttgaacGTGCCAGgaaggccaaggacgacagGATCCGCCGGGAGGTGTGGGAACGCCAGAACGGCATCATCCCTGAGAATCCAATTGGGGAAGAAGAGTCTCAACAAGATGAACAGGGCGAGCACTCGGCCGACGGTGAGGAATTCCACGATGCCGCACCAACACCTGTGACCGAGGAAGCTCCTAGGGGAGCAACAGAGGCGACTGCTTAA